The sequence below is a genomic window from Gouania willdenowi chromosome 12, fGouWil2.1, whole genome shotgun sequence.
ACATCTCGGTGCGGGTGATGGACATGGACACACCCAGCTGGTTCAGCTGCATCTTGACGTTGGCCTGTTCCAGGTAGCTGAGGAGAGTGGAGGCTGAGATCCTCTTAGACGTTCCGTTAGGAGAACGCTCTACAACGTAAATGATCACCTCTGTCCTGATAGACCCAACAAAAACTGTTAATTACCAGATCTATGATGACAttgggcagggttggggtcaattaatcGTGCAAATTatcataattttttaaaattctttatggcattaattaacaaacaaaatgacattttcacAGACAGTTGTCATCAAAAGTACATGGcataaaaaaaagaccaaaacagaacagaacaaacaaagaaaacaattaacaaaaaaaacacatacataaagTACGTAAGGTAATCACACAATTGATAATTATAATTCTGACGTAATTATAatggtaattaaaaaaaaactgttgctgaTGTAATCATgatatcatttaaattaagttgatcaaaacttaatcaataaacctgctcagattcagtaaatcattgatccctgaggggaaattgtgTGACATGAAtactgctctcatacatctttatatgacacattataaatatttaaaaaggagcagtcaaaataattaaatgatagtacaacttatatctaacTTTTAATTGTAGcatactcattattttaaattacatttttatttctgacatacatttttgtttaattatggctttctttttcattagtatttattttgtttactcccaggagttaaaaactaatattttctgaggaaattcataaatatttcttaaaaaaaaaaaccctgaatttaaaaaaaaaaaaataatgggaAGAACATaaaacttggaaaaaaataaaaatggatttaATAGGGCCCTACAtttgtagttaacagttattaaaatatgttttatatcaagctttctcacattttactgtttaaaaaaattgaaatcgaggggtacATTGACATAAACAAGGCTCAGAcgccaacaccaaaaatattaaaacatatatttccattgattaggaagcctaacaaagtaaccaatagatagaaaagaaattagatgatagatatttattattagtgtattttacagctgatttaggacctgttatcatcagagatgcaaacagaaagctaacacaagaggaaggttaacttttattaagtaatttatttcaagctcggtaattgtgattaattttaatcaatctttaataattgagatgtaattgtaattgattgaggataaaaaatgattgtaataggaaaaaatgtcagtcactgtaattgaacatggataactgaaaacgtaattataactgaaaaatgtaattgaccccaaccctggcactGGGAGTGCATGTTACGTACTGGTCGCTCAGCAGGGATTTCACCCCCTCCACGTTCACGTGGAGGGTCTGGTTGCTTCCCAGGATCTTATGGAGAGACTCCACCAGCTGTTGCTGCTGCAAGCGCACATCTGCTTCCTTCTTATTCAGCACCAAAACCACCAACCCATCTTCATCCTTACTCATGGGAACACAGCTGTAGCCCACTGCCTGTAGGACGCAGAACGCTAGCACTtagcatttattaaaaacaaaaacaaaacaaacctctACTAGTCATGTATCAAGGCTGGACTGGGGCATCGTTCCGGTGGGCcatcgacccaaagtgggccggtacGGTCcgctacattttcttttttgacaaaaatggtttgaaagtggcaaaaatgtggcaagaaaagagtgaaaagtgactaaaattggccaaaaacagtcaagagtggcaaaaaaatgcaaataaagaggaaatggGTGGTATGTAATTAGCCTggcaataagccacacccacttccttactttttgtaagaaagtgcAAAcgcctgtattaaacattgaataacgtaaggagattaggatggattctaggctatgtaaatatgtaaaagagcaaaaatgtggaataaaaagacgctaaatgtagggaaaaaagaaacaagtaatatttattgggggaaaggtagcttatttggattaagagtggccaaaaaaataaaaaataaataaagaaatttgataaaagtgtcaaaaagaacttgaaaaaattgacaaaaaaaaaggaaaaaaataaatatttagtggcaaaaggtagctaaagtctgaaaaaattgtcaaaactttttaaaaaggggcaaaaatgggacaaaagaagttgcaaaatgcCCAAAGGAAacaggtaaaaaggggttaaaaagctTCTTCTGGGGgaagaataattaaaatgaagacataaagagccacatgttgagcatcactgacttaaaaatgacttctacatggtgtcactgataatgtagtggactgtGAAATTATCACCTTAAACCTGCAGAATGGGTTCTCCAGGGTCAAGTCCACAGGGGGGTTGTTACTGCTGTAGTAACCTTTCCCAGTGCCCCAGTACGCCTGCAGCTGGTTCCATTTAGCCAGTATGGAGTCGCGCTCGTCTCCCAACAGCATTGGGGCCGATAGAGCCGTGACCTGCTGGTAGAGCTGAGTGGGCTGAGCCTgaccctgctgctgctgctgctgggcctGCAGGCCGAACAGCCCTCCTGGTCCAGGAAAAAAGGGTGAGAAAGGCAACAAATCCAGTCAGACTCTtagtttattcatgtttttatgtcattacgCACATTAAATCAGGATTAAACTGTTTATCCTGatttgtaaacacatttttgcttCTCAAATGTTTCTTCGtggacaataaagatcattcaCACTAAACAAAATACCTACACACAAAGAATGTAATAATAAGAAGACtaaaaatgtatcagaaattaaaaaaacattcaattaaTGTGTATGTAATttggaactaaagtgcaaaacTAATTATTGAGGTCAGCATGtgagattgcaaacaatgtttcattatttcctgtatttttgactgctgcacttttacatttgttttttatgcaggtgattactttaatttagatttagatttttgatttattaagcaATTTGATGTTatctgaaaatgttttatttgtcagGGGGGAAAGGGCACAGGTGGGGCTTAAAAGTTCACCTGTGAACGtacaaaaagtttgaaaaccacggTTCTAATGGTTGAGCTAATCTTAAACACACTGGCGCCATCTGCAGGGGTGGAATCTCAAAGTAATGGGAGGCGTTCCTCGATTTATGCACGTCAACAAATCTATCGGTGCATTTATGATAagatttttttgattaaaaatactttgtttATTCTTACTGGATTTCAAATGCAACATCATTATAAAGCAAAACAGCATTGCAGTGATCACAGATGACCgttttaagtcattttactAAAAAAGAACCCCCTCCTCCACGAAATGAACCCCAAAGTGCAACATGTTTACTATAAACATGTATAAGGGTTGTTATTACAGCAGTaggaaatgaattaaaaaaccaaacaaatctCACCTTGTTGCTGCTGAGCAGGTTGGATACTAAAACCAAACCCACCCAGACCAGCAGTTCCTAAGCCGGTCCCAAATCCTGTGGTACCGGCTGTGGTTCCTGTGCCGAGCCCAGTGGAGAACCCAAAGCCTTTGTTCTGTGTAGCACCAAACAGCCCCCCTAGAACAGTGACGAAGACGATGCAGtttgaaaaacaatagaaaagtaCAATTGAACATAAGTTAAACACCTTTATGTTATATTATTGGTATTTCACTCAGCTGTGGACAGGAATAAATATAGAaatcaataaaagaaaatatgtttaatgaGGTGAAAGATACCTTTTTTCATAGGTAAACTGTAGTAATGTGATTCAAactgtatttaataaagatcaATTATAcaactgattaaaaaacaaacaggaatTCAGGACATGCCACACACTTCGGTCTCAAaacattctgacatttttacctattgttccttatttttcttccattttcagcttccaatatctcaggaattaCACCACATAAGAAACTGAACTttagtatagtaatacagctctacctactctctcagaatacaAACATATCGGCTAGACATTcgatctggtggacatgccaccTCAAAtctggaaaaaagtttgtttgggtttgggGCTGAAAAATGTTTGTCTTCAGTAAATAACTTAACATATGCCTCAGcgccctgtaatttgatcagctttgagctatgaacattgactgttcacatcaataaattattagtcacatatatgcatttgttcttgggtgacagtctcttgaaatctcaaaaaacacttttttttaaactattttcattggtccataactgcatgtgggaacgtaagaaaaaaaaaacttgatctctgaatttatagtataaaggttaccCTTTCTGCGGAATTAAAACAATTTATCTTTATGCGACTACATcggttttattttggaccccaaaaatattgaaacataTTTACACGAGGCCACTGTAGCTtacctctgtgtcttataatgatttaatagtaaaataaagtacataagtaaaataaagaatataaaACCCATtggatcagaaaaacatttacttttgaaaaaacaatatttattattatcaaatttCTCACGTTCTACATTTTCTCTTATGTTGGTgggtttttttccttcaaaatactaacatgtaatatatatatcCATCATCATTACCATAACAGTAATAAATGCTGCATCACATGCCCTGAAAGTGTTAGTACATTTTCCTTCGCCATGTATTGCTTTTGTAATTATTGTTCTGTAAGTTGTTTGCATTGCATTAAAACTGCTTTGAATACAGTGATaaagcagtttgtttgtttttttgcttgtaAATGGACGTGTTGCTCAGTACAGATCTGGGAAGTGTTCGAGAACATGTTGATGACTGACCTGTGGCGTTTGTTGGCTGAGCGAAGCTAAAAGTCGACCCTGGCGCAGCAGCGGTTGTTGTGGTCGTCCCAAATCCACCGAATGCGCCTGAGAAACAAAAACATAGGATATCATGACAAgtgtgaacaaaaaataaaagccacCACACGACAAGCCAGATGTGAAAATGAATGATAGTGTTTGGCAGGatgggggtcaattacaattatgtttttaattttagatGTTAAATTATCAGTATGGtgactgtcattttttttaattatattttttttccctgaaagtAATTAGAATTATTTTGTCAACTACAATTTTACTAATTTATATAGTGCTTAAAAACAAAAGTGCTTTACTAATGATCTCATGTAGTGTCTCTTGTACTTTGGTGTACAGTGTATGTTGTCATTTATAGGCctgttgtgatgattgtatgtgcttttgtatgtgtgtggtgttttagcatctttacatttatattttagtgcattAATTAGAGTATCTTATGTAAATGGGATTTAACAACAGctataaactctttgtacaaaacatcagttaaTTGACAGTATTGTTACCAGGCTTTACAACGATCTGATATATCGGATCGgttgatattttgcatttttatgcaattaataTGATTGGCTGTATTATCTTAATTTGCCAATccgatcaatgacatcattgttgtaatgaaactttctgtagatgttcCCATTAcattgttttatcgtctcatttacatcgaagagttgtttgctttacgtaaCATGGCTTTAATTCACtcgcatttgtgcacaaaggtgaaaaaacGTCTCTCAGTTGGAGCAAAGCGGCTGGTGTCATGTCCTGAGTTCACATTGTACGGAGATTGCACTGTATATGAGCATGCACACcaccaaaaaatgaatttttgctaaaaaaaaacaaaaaaaaaaaacagtcatttttgttttcaacgtGAACGggcacgtgttttatttgtttattgaattctgttagggttataatctcagttcggaggtaaactcagtacgtgacaccggacttcttccccagtccACTGGGGAAGAAGTCAAGggcagcgtctgctgttagtacgtgtgtttgtgtgtttttatgtgtgcgcgagcatgttttgtttattcaaggCGGTGGTGGACACCTCCGCTGTGCACAAGTAATATTTTGTAGTTTCTGTACTTCACTTGAGTATTTGGGGGAGACTTTTTACATTcacttcattattaaataaataatacaagcGGGTTGGCCTAGAAACGTTTTATACTTCTATTTACACCTTTTGAACATGAGTGTctcataaaatgtgattttatttatttattattatcctgctgtatcagctgctgctgtaaataggattaaatgtaaataggccacaatttgcattttttggagtgatATCAATTCTATACGTGAGTgacaaaatgagtaatttccACAATATTGTGCcctagcaataagtgacagatatcagtcccaacagggtcttgactatttaaatttcctagattttgtgcccaatttccatttaattaaggaaaatattacagaatattttcaggaaaatttaagaattttgtaagaatttaagTTTTATCAACAGTTtaccattaaaaatgactgaaatcttTAGATAAAAGCACCAGGTAAACTcatgtgagcacctgcaaatattgttgtttcatttcaacaatgattcacgttttctgtcacttttactttctccctcgggccaaattggatgctctaaagggccggatttggaccccgggccttgagtttgacacacatttcaatgtcttcaTCTAAGTGCAACTTGAAAAACTATATTGAATCAGGATTCAACTCTTTATCCAGATTTGTTGacacattttaaactatttaaaaagtcaattatctgaactcaagtcctaatcaattatgattacaacgacaaaatattttctcatttataattgtaattacaccataattgtaattaattatcaattacttgattttaattataattgaccccaaccctggtgattggacaaaaatattataatttattcaacattttgcatttttgaagTGACATcaatgagtgacaaatgaaaatGAGTCACTCAAAAGTGACAAAACGTTCAATTCAACGGATTCTTTTCACCATGCAAATGACTTTAGTGACATTTCTGAAATGAATCACGTTGTGAGATGAAGAAATGACACAGCCATTGTACCACAGTCATGTGTTAGAGCAGAGGATGAGAGGAGTGACAGGGACTGTACTGAGTAGGAATTATCATCTACCTGTGCTAGCCAGGCTATTACCAAAATTGAAAACAGTGCCAGTGGTGGTTGCTGTACCAAAGCACCCCACAGTAAAGCTGACTGCTGCCGGGTTGGCATTTAAACCGAACCCCCCAAAACTAAACCCACCAGCCGCAGAGTTTCCAGCTCCCAGCCCCCCAAATCCTGCAGCCGGAGGAGTCGGGCAGCGAGAAAAAAAGAACGGACATGGAGTcaaaacaaataacacaaaagcaGAGCTCAAACCAGCACAGTCCTCAAGCATCAGctccaaaaaaccaaaaacggCAACACATCGTTTGCTCCTAATGGGAACCTGCCTGCGTTGGTTGAGCCGAAACCGAATCCAGGGGCGGCTGCagcagtggtggtggtggcgACGGCTCCAAAAGCAGGAGCTGTGACTGCTGCAGAGACACAAACGTAGACCTTGTGTTACATCCTATGACACACAGATAGCATATCATaatctagatcagtggttctcaaccttgtcagcccccaaaataaaggtgccagataCCGAGaacccccactgtatctgaaggtggttgaacacagacatgaacattgaagaacagtcatgtggagacagggccatctataagtgggaaaaaaggggagagatttttggggcccatccataaagtcagcaaaatgacggtccattgttctatgaatctgtgataaccacatttatttattcatctgaataacatACACTGGGTCCCCTAGTTCTGACcgcaaggttgaaaacccctgatcTAGAACAGCAGTATTTGTGTGACACCACCAATGGGGGTGAGGACTTACTACCAAATCCAGATGAGGCGGTGGTGGTTGCAGCTGTGCCAAAGCCAAATGCTGTGGATGCTGCAGTAGTTTTAGCACCAAAGGTACCCAAAGAAAACCCAGAGGCGTCTTCGTggcaaacagaaaaatatatatatacacaacagACAATAACATAACATTCAAAGGAagcatttttgattaaaacaaaaaaaaaaaaaacagtaaccaCATCATGTGTTAAATGTTCTGCTTTATATTCATGTCGCTTGTTTCAATAGAACAGTTTAAAGCCTCAACTGGGCTTTCGACTAAGTTTAACCAGGCGCTTCTATTTCTACTCGTGCCCACCTCAACTGGTGATCAACTTCCtgatacaaacacacattaggGGATTTCAATTTGAGCATTTTTAAGCTATacagaaagtacacaaaaaagtagGCAACATTAAATATACAATACGGATATAGTCGGAAGTCACACCATTAAATGGGGTCCCAGCACTGTCAAAACACCAATGGGTTGCCTAAACTACGGAATAACGGCTGTCTGTTTACAAACAGCTATCTAAATTGATCATTCATAGTAAATTAATCTGTATATGAGTGTAAAAAACGATGTTTAAAATTTTCATTCCGTCACagagtgtaaataaatgtcctTACTTGCCGCAGGATTACTCGCGGCTCCGCCAAAATTGAACGCCATGTTTGCTGTTGTCACAGTGATGTCACTATCGAGTCCTCTCATggagactacgtcacttccttcactcataTACGACAGTGatgctgggacgtgatattttaAAGTAAACCAATCCTacgacgtttgttaaatatttttgataatacgcatttaaatatgtgactgttttgtggtgtttttaattgtgtatTAAATAGTAAACGAACTGCTGTAAAATATGCCGACCGGATGAAGACGCGTTTTTGAGTAGCGCCTTCTTCACGTGGTTATAAAATCAACAACTCTGAAACTCTACCGCCACCTGGCGTCAACAGGAGAAAATGGAgtgtaatcagaatcagaatcagaaatgtttttaatggccatgtacagttttaaggacagtacaaggaatttgtcttggtagttggtgcacaaaacaaaacaaaacaaaacaaaaaaaacaaagaacaacccagcaacaataataataataataataataataataataatgtggtttatttcaaaaataaaaaatgttaagaTGATCAACATTGCTGGCAAATAAAATACTGATACAAATTGAAAAGTGGTAATGTATTAGATAAAATATACTTGAGTCATTGGAAATGCATTAAAGTGaatttatagtgaataaccccaaatatattaaataaaaataagtaaataaatatattcatgagagaaaaacatacaaaaagactGCAAAAACAGATAACACGACaacaaagaatacacaaaatgagaaaaaatatacacaatatgacaacatacataaaatgactccaacaaaagtaaactcaaaattACTATAAAGTAACAATAGGGGCGAAGATGGGGAgctaataattgtaatgtaacaaaaggGGCGGGGTTAATTGCTGTAACAACACAAGTGGTGGAGCTAATAATTGTGAAGTGCCAAAAGGGACAGAGCAAATTACTGTAACGTTGCAAAAGGGGTGGGGCTATCAATTGAAACGTAACAAGCTATCAATTGTAaagtaacacaaggggcggggctattaATTGCGATGaaacaaatgtataaaaattaatttcttTGGTAAATGACTCCAGTAATGACAAAAAGGTACTgaaactacatttttatttctgtgtaCAGAGTAAAAAGAGTATTAACAGTTTCCAAACAAACAATGAGAAGATGGGGTTACAGCAGTAACAATTTCCAAAAGAGTAAAATCTGTATTCAAAGTATGACACAAAAGAACACAagagtatgtttttttttaatgatttggtTTATATTAGTCAGTGTAACAAAATAACACATCGCCTTTGATGAAAATAGTGCTTATGGCATTAATACCATAATATTGGAAACTAAATATATTCAGTCACACAAACAAGAACTTCATACACTTTTCTTCATGATGTGAACAATGTCCTTCAATTTAATGGGATGCAACTGGagtaaaactaaacaatatgtcAGTTTTAATATAGATAATGATTGCATAGGGGTTGTCAACTTGTAGTTTTGGTACCAAAATGGGGTTTAGGGGGGAaatggtcattttattttgaaggagaggTTTTTTATGACTATCATTTATTcaattgagaaccactgacgtaTTGAATTGCATTAACTGAGGTGGTATGGAATTATTTAATACAAGTTTACACAATGTAATGAGAGCAATAACAAAAGATCGGTCACAGTTAAAAGTTTCCTCCGGCAGCAATAACAATTGACATCTGCGCTCTAAAGTCTTCATCTAAAGTCAGCGTAACAGAAGACTTTTCACAGTGCACTTTGACTCTATTGGCTGTACAAAGATTAAAGGAAACAGGTTGAGGATTTTTGTTAAGTatggcacaaaaaacaacagcaaaactaCTCATAAAACGAACTAACATCTTGTACGGCAGCGCTACAACATTTAATACACTCTAACATTATGATTAGTAAAAGCATTTATACAGGGTGAAAAATATCACCAACACACAACGGCAGTActtcaaaaaaaatctgtgtttcaACCACGAAAACCTTCCTCAGATTCAGGGGGAGTCGACGGCTAACACAGACGTCCTTCATCACGGCgctaaaagttacatttttaacCTCAGAATGAAGCTATTctataatacaaaaaatgtcaGGGACCTCTTATTGAACATATTCAAATGCACATTTTGTCAGACATTCATCCCCGTCATACACTGAGAGGAATGTAAGCAGCTCAACACGTCTAACACcacatgtgtgtatatatatatatatatacaaaccagggttggggtcaattatatttataaatcacaattacgtcttcaattatccacgttcaattacaactcaattatgattacgtcgACCAATatcttttttccaattacaactaaaaattacaataatttccccttgaaagtcaattacaattacgctctCAATTACTCAAGTTCagttataattaatcacaaataatgaacttttttttaataaaaaaagccCATAAAAgtaaaccttcctcttgtgttagcatctcttatgataacgggtcagttttgactcttaaatcaaatgtaaaacacgctaaaaaaatattatctaacATCCAAATTGTTCCCAATCCatgaaaaataatagttttaaatgaaattaaaaatgacagtttttttcatagaatttcaatgccaattaaaattacaaggtcaattatttgaacccagttacaattataattatgtcataattctaataaatgattaattacgcaattataattgaccccaaccctgatacaAACAAAAGGCGATGGTGCGAGGGCATCTGTAATATGACGTGTATTACAGTAATGACGCATTGTAACAttgaattaaacattaaattcaaacGAGACGCTTTAATACTGaagtgaatgaaatgtgtttaaagaAGAAGATCGCCCTCTGCGTGAAAAATCCTCCAGTGCTGAACGCTCCAACAGTCCACTCACATTTAGGAcacgttttgttcattttttcaaGAGCCACTTGGACTACGTGTCAAATCTTCTTCTGGGATTACACTGTGCGAGGTATAAGGTAGCtatgccaaaaaaaacaaaaaaaaaaaaacagaaaaaaacaaccttaCAAACATTCAGCACTGTATGTTTAAGAACAGCATTTTTAATTTAACCCTTCCCAATGCCAATCAAAGCCTTAGCTACGTCTCCATTGACTTCATGCTTGAGGCTCGCCTTTCTGTGTCAGGCCGATATACGTCCCATTTTGAGAATCTTCTTTTTCCTTCAAGTTGACCGGAGAGTACGAGGTGTCATCTTCAGCAGCGGCCTGCAGCAGGGAAGACGATTGGGAATGTTAGATTATTGTTCCGTATGGAAGAAAACTGCAttcacataaagaaaaaacctaaaataacaataagattaataatagtaatatcaataataataataattattattaacaaataaataaatagcacttAATGACaaatttaaaatagtttaaaaatatcaaatagATAAACCTCCCTTGTAAACTGTTTTCATTCAAATGTATAAATTAAACAGGATAATAAATTGAACCTGGGGGTTATTGCACAAAAGTCGGATAAATACATCCAGGATAAAGGAGAATGCGCGGTTAGACAAAGTCTAGTCGGTGCTATCTTGGATTAATTGGTTGCACGTTTGCCGAGTCAGGATAAAGAGACGAGGCTTAGTGAAGccggtgtcacagtctgagtttacctcatgCTAGGAacgattatgagcatgcgcactataccggaaaattaatttttgctagttCCGCTGTGAGTTTTGCAACTTCCGCcgtttcaaagctaatgttcaaAGCTAATATCatttgacgagtgctgaatggctccttttcttggggAAAAATAGGAATATGAATaatttattctccaaaaaacatgattataataaaactcaatacaaaaaaaaatcaaatcaaatctccTAACAGcctgattataatatacattgcaataaataacagttaacctaatgtaactttacaacattaagctgttgtattcatataaatctgatcatgacaatcatattatttttttttttatcattggtcaATTTTTTATTgatggtcgactgatgtgatattttaagcattttttaaaatcagtacagtAATCTCTGTGCATTgctaatccagcacgggtacatctcagtatgtagcagtcacgtactgagattgtaagagaatctcagtacggaggtgaactcagaccgtgacaccggctaTGGATGTTTGAGATAAGTGGGCGGTCACAGCTTTCACAGAATCACCGATGAAAGTTATAAATGAAAGCTTCATTTATACCTGCTGAACAACTGATGGTTCTGCAGCAGGATGAAGAAATGATAGACATGATACGGAAAAAAGGAACGGCAGTGCTGCTGAAAAGGAGAAAGAGAGGCTAGCAGACAATAGCTGACCGTATCAATGCACCTCTGGGAGATTTATAAAggtctattttattctattctatatctaATAATCAGTGATCTAGAAAAGTGAtcagctccacctcctctttctgtaaatatAGCAGTTCACTTTATTAATTCTACATGTTTAGGCTACGttacatatacatatagatacgtttcaaaaaaatatgtcatctataattta
It includes:
- the nup54 gene encoding nucleoporin p54 isoform X2, which codes for MAFNFGGAASNPAATVTAPAFGAVATTTTAAAAPGFGFGSTNAGAFGGFGTTTTTAAAPGSTFSFAQPTNATGGLFGATQNKGFGFSTGLGTGTTAGTTGFGTGLGTAGLGGFGFSIQPAQQQQGGLFGLQAQQQQQQGQAQPTQLYQQVTALSAPMLLGDERDSILAKWNQLQAYWGTGKGYYSSNNPPVDLTLENPFCRFKAVGYSCVPMSKDEDGLVVLVLNKKEADVRLQQQQLVESLHKILGSNQTLHVNVEGVKSLLSDQTEVIIYVVERSPNGTSKRISASTLLSYLEQANVKMQLNQLGVSMSITRTEMSPAQLKQLLQNAPAGVDPIIWEQAKVDNPDPEKLIPVPMVGFKELLRRLQIQEQMTKQHQTRVDIISNDISELQKNQATTVAKIAQYKRKLMDLSHRALQVLIKQEIQRKSGYAIQVDEEHLRVQLDTIQSELNAPTQFKGRLNELMSQIRMQNHFGAVKSEERYNVDADLLREIKQHLKQQQDGLTHLISVIKDDLEDIKLIEHGLSDSGHMRGGLHS
- the nup54 gene encoding nucleoporin p54 isoform X1, producing the protein MRGLDSDITVTTANMAFNFGGAASNPAANASGFSLGTFGAKTTAASTAFGFGTAATTTASSGFGTVTAPAFGAVATTTTAAAAPGFGFGSTNAGAFGGFGTTTTTAAAPGSTFSFAQPTNATGGLFGATQNKGFGFSTGLGTGTTAGTTGFGTGLGTAGLGGFGFSIQPAQQQQGGLFGLQAQQQQQQGQAQPTQLYQQVTALSAPMLLGDERDSILAKWNQLQAYWGTGKGYYSSNNPPVDLTLENPFCRFKAVGYSCVPMSKDEDGLVVLVLNKKEADVRLQQQQLVESLHKILGSNQTLHVNVEGVKSLLSDQTEVIIYVVERSPNGTSKRISASTLLSYLEQANVKMQLNQLGVSMSITRTEMSPAQLKQLLQNAPAGVDPIIWEQAKVDNPDPEKLIPVPMVGFKELLRRLQIQEQMTKQHQTRVDIISNDISELQKNQATTVAKIAQYKRKLMDLSHRALQVLIKQEIQRKSGYAIQVDEEHLRVQLDTIQSELNAPTQFKGRLNELMSQIRMQNHFGAVKSEERYNVDADLLREIKQHLKQQQDGLTHLISVIKDDLEDIKLIEHGLSDSGHMRGGLHS
- the nup54 gene encoding nucleoporin p54 isoform X3, with the protein product MRGLDSDITVTTANMAFNFGGAASNPAANASGFSLGTFGAKTTAASTAFGFGTAATTTASSGFGTVTAPAFGAVATTTTAAAAPGFGFGSTNAGFGGLGAGNSAAGGFSFGGFGLNANPAAVSFTVGCFGTATTTGTVFNFGNSLASTGAFGGFGTTTTTAAAPGSTFSFAQPTNATGGLFGATQNKGFGFSTGLGTGTTAGTTGFGTGLGTAGLGGFGFSIQPAQQQQGGLFGLQAQQQQQQGQAQPTQLYQQVTALSAPMLLGDERDSILAKWNQLQAYWGTGKGYYSSNNPPVDLTLENPFCRFKAVGYSCVPMSKDEDGLVVLVLNKKEADVRLQQQQLVESLHKILGSNQTLHVNVEGVKSLLSDQTEVIIYVVERSPNGTSKRISASTLLSYLEQANVKMQLNQLGVSMSITRTEMSPAQLKQLLQNAPAGVDPIIWEQAKVDNPDPEKLIPVPMVGFKELLRRLQIQEQMTKQHQTRVDIISNDISELQKNQATTVAKIAQYKRKLMDLSHRALQVLIKQEIQRKSGYAIQVDEEHLRVQLDTIQSELNAPTQFKGRLNELMSQIRMQNHFGAVKSEERYNVDADLLREIKQHLKQQQDGLTHLISVIKDDLEDIKLIEHGLSDSGHMRGGLHS